From the genome of Saccharomyces kudriavzevii IFO 1802 strain IFO1802 genome assembly, chromosome: 16:
TCACAGCATCAGGGCACGTGAACTTTGCATCTTGATGAGGAGtacagaaatttttgatattggAGATTTGCCAATTCAAAACACCTAGGTTAACAAATATCTGGATCAGAACTATAACGCATTGACCTCTAAATAATGCCATTGGTGGAATCTTACAGTAATGCGCAATTTTTAAATTGGAAACGTAACTATCTGCTTGACCATCAATGTTGTATCCAAACGCCTTCAAAATCATGATAGCGACTGGATTACCTGGTAACGCATATCCCATCACCATTTCGATCAGCAAATTTAAACCGAACGAAAAGCCAGTGGTTGCTTGCAGAATGGTAGTTGGAATCAGGAAAACGAAGTTGAAACCTAAAGAGACAAAAAGGCCCCAAACTGGTGTATTGGTTGGATAATGCTCCACAACGGCTATCCCCACAATGAGCGAAGCTATTAATATTGCAAAATACCACCATTCTGGAACTTCTTTGTAGTTTCTCATTGCAATAGAATGAGGGTCATCATAGTCATCTAGAGCCTTGTAGTCACTTTTGTACATTATAACCCAGGCTTTGAGTTTTCTCAAGGCCCACAGACTCAAAGCCCAATCTTTAAATGCGCTGaatagaatttttgaatgtacAATAAATGACCATGCAATCATAAGAGGATATGCGCAGATGAAAGCGCCATACGTTACCAAATTTCCGGCACTATAGTAGGGTGGCGAGTAACTCTGgtactttttcaaatctagCTTATTGCTACTATCTAGTATATTAGTAACTTTGAAGGAATCGCCTGTGTTAGTATACAGGGAGTTTGTAAACATTGGCAAGTATTGACAATTCATATAGTTGCTGTAGTATATTGCCACGACAATTAAAGCAGCTAAGACAGAGCCAAGATACTGCGTTAGATATGACCAAAACGGGTAAACCAACGGagaatttgatgaaatgaCATTCCAATCGAAAGACGAAATAGGGTTAATGCCTAGACCAGTGACTCCCCCAGTGATATTTGCTAAGTTGATATTGCTTGGCTTAATCCATGTCATCCAATTAAAGGTGTTTAGaatattaataatataGGTGGGGAACCAGTTGTAGATGAAcatgatgaagaaagtcaaaaagaaaaatttatatcTGCTCATACCAGattcattcttctctttgcCCAGTAGTGCTTTGTTTATGGCAATGGTCGGCATAACTGTTGGCCATAGCGCACGAGCTGGATAAACCACAAATTTTCTAAGGATGCCAGCAAATCCAAATCCAATAAATTGCACGGATAACGACAGCAAAAATTGGTaaccaaatgaaaaagcagAATGGTAGAAGAGTTTCTGCGTCAGTATATTATAATGGGTGTAAAACGTGCCTTGGCAAATAGCATATAACAAAGTTGCGAACATTTGCTCTTTTTGGGTCCATGGTCTATTGATATTTATACCATATTTTGTACCTCTGACGGTAATACCATAACAGGGGACTGTTTTCGCCCAAGCCTTACCACAAAGGTATAAAAACATCTGAATGATTGGGGTCTCCAAGGAAATTGTAACTACTCtgtgagaaaaaaattcgttAAACCCTGAACCGATGATAGACCAGATTACTGCCAAGAAATATGCTCTGAATGTCTCCACCGGAATAGTGGGGTCATCATCTGGATCAACAACAGCTCGAACCTCTTGATAAGGGGAATGAAATTTAATCGCAGAAGCAAATGCCCTGATGTCAAAGCTATCGTATTCATCCACTCCTTCTTTCGAGTATGAATTTTCTAATTCGACCAACCTTTTCCATTCTTCATATTGGTCATGTGGCAAGTTTTCGTCGTCTTTATGATAAACGATAGAATCctttaaaatttgaatggAATCCTCGAAAGTTAGTTCaggcatttttttaacGATATATATGATATCTTCCGGAATATCATAAAGCGTACGGTTTGTGTAGCCCAACTTTCTCATGAAGTGTAATAATTGTTCATCCTTATACCATTGAGAGAATTCCGACGAATGATTGGAAAGTCTCTCAGAGTACTCGACACCTTCTGTACAGTTGATGGTACCTTTTGTGTATCCTTTCTCGTTAAATGTAATATTATCTTTAATTGTTTcactcatttttttttcgttggTTTAGCAATGATATTGCATTAAtttatgaatatttttctgaaaactGAGTTGCCCTTAAATGTCTTCCTATaattgttgttgaagaCGCCctatgaaaaatgaaatgaGCAAATCTTGAGAAATTGAATTATACTGGAAGGTAACGGCTCTGACCTTATTTATATGATTTTGAACTCAGAAATATACAACAAGAAGGAAGCAAATATTCTCAATAATTCTTATCTTTATGGCTAATAGTTTATCAATAAGACAATAGAGATAATAGAACCTTTTGATTTACCTTTCTGATAGAATAATATCAGCAAGTAAGATGAATGACTTTCGTATTGTTTACAAACAAGGACATGTTGTTGATAGGAGCATAAACTCTAAAATTCGCTAAATACTAcgaatcttcaaaaaacaacaaacaTCCAATAACAATTTATGTGCTTCGATAAACCGCAATAAAAACCAAGAAGAATTAAAACTATATCAGTTAGCAGCAAATGTTCACAATCAAATCCGTGGGATTGCAATCACAAAAAAGTTGTGAAAAGTCGGACAGCCGCATCCCTGAATTCGTAGGTTGCTTTTACGGACATTACGATATGAACCAAACATTTTTGGTGCCCTTCGCATACCGCTGCCTCTCTTCAGCAAGATAAAAATTGtgagaaaagaaagcgtTGAAGCGCTGATATGTGACACACCATGAAAGATCTATACGAGGGACCCATCTTCTTGCATCTCTTGTAAAAAATCGAATATTGACAATTACTCGCTAgactttgttttcatttttgttttctgtCCAAGAATATCTCAGGATGAACCCTGCTGAACACTGTAGGGTTGCCACATTTGCTTATCACAACATACACTTTTTGTgccaaaaaaggaaaatcgTGTTAGCACAAGGCTGGCAAGTCGAATAaccatttccaaaaatagCAGCTGCGGTCCGCAAGATGCTGCTGATAATATCACTGCGGCTAGATCTCGCTTCAAGTATCGCCGATTTTTGCACCGTTTTTTCTcgtctctttttttctcgtttCCTGATAGTGCCTAGATGCTCCTCGAGCAACTGGATATGCCACATGCGAAAATGTTTTCACAGTACCGTGACATCCCCTGCAGAGAATTTAGGCACGCCTCATACATTCAAAGTGTGCTTCAGTTCCCTTTCAATGACCATCTAGATGCTTCTTACCATCGTCAAATCACAGTGTGAAATAATCTTCTTAATAAAAGAGGGATAGAAAACATCTATCATTATTCATCCATTACGCTCGGATTGATAGTAAATATCATGCTTTTGCTTGCTTATCAAATTTGCAATCCTCTCTTGTTGCTGATGTGGTTGGTTGTTCTTCTGATTTTCACAACAAACATGGCGCGCCAGTAAAActtactttttcttgaatcaaGGTCGAATGAAGAATCTAACAAacaaaacagaaaatgaataGTATAGTGAACAAAATAGTACTCTTCACTGTAATAATCAATATATGAATTACTCCTAATTAAGTTATCATaactttggaaaaagaagaggattttttttagtcGTTGTAAGTATGCAACCGAAAGCAGTTGTTATCGTAGTTTGTGCGTCTGCTATTAGCATTTAGGTACCTAATCAACAATCAAGGCGTTCTACTAAGAAAATCGTTCAATATAAGAAACAAACTAGCTGATACGATATGATTACAACTTCACTATCTTCATGTGACAACCCCCATTTCCATGACTTGACACAGGGCGCACATCGAGCCTTCAAGTTGTGTTTTCACAGCTGCTTTACAAAACGCGTGAAAAGCAAATGACAGCAATCAAAGCAGTTTGTGACGCGTCACGGAATACAAGCATCCATTTGTTGTTGAGCTTCCAGACCAgaaaagtggaaaaataCCTAAGTAATAAGATTAGTACCGACttagatttttcaacagaTGATAGtgaatgaaagaaaagataatatATATCAAGACCGCATAATGTAATGTTTTCTGTACTTTTTATAAATGCTCAAATAATT
Proteins encoded in this window:
- the OPT2 gene encoding Opt2p (similar to Saccharomyces cerevisiae OPT2 (YPR194C)), producing MSETIKDNITFNEKGYTKGTINCTEGVEYSERLSNHSSEFSQWYKDEQLLHFMRKLGYTNRTLYDIPEDIIYIVKKMPELTFEDSIQILKDSIVYHKDDENLPHDQYEEWKRLVELENSYSKEGVDEYDSFDIRAFASAIKFHSPYQEVRAVVDPDDDPTIPVETFRAYFLAVIWSIIGSGFNEFFSHRVVTISLETPIIQMFLYLCGKAWAKTVPCYGITVRGTKYGININRPWTQKEQMFATLLYAICQGTFYTHYNILTQKLFYHSAFSFGYQFLLSLSVQFIGFGFAGILRKFVVYPARALWPTVMPTIAINKALLGKEKNESGMSRYKFFFLTFFIMFIYNWFPTYIINILNTFNWMTWIKPSNINLANITGGVTGLGINPISSFDWNVISSNSPLVYPFWSYLTQYLGSVLAALIVVAIYYSNYMNCQYLPMFTNSLYTNTGDSFKVTNILDSSNKLDLKKYQSYSPPYYSAGNLVTYGAFICAYPLMIAWSFIVHSKILFSAFKDWALSLWALRKLKAWVIMYKSDYKALDDYDDPHSIAMRNYKEVPEWWYFAILIASLIVGIAVVEHYPTNTPVWGLFVSLGFNFVFLIPTTILQATTGFSFGLNLLIEMVMGYALPGNPVAIMILKAFGYNIDGQADSYVSNLKIAHYCKIPPMALFRGQCVIVLIQIFVNLGVLNWQISNIKNFCTPHQDAKFTCPDAVTYYNASVVWGAIGPKRIFNHIYPIFKWCWLIGACIGVLFGVWKRWGRFYPRNFDPMLFVGGMLNMSPPYNLMYYTPGMIVSYISQYYMKRHHLNLWEKYNYVLSAGFSTGLVLSAIIIFFAVQYRDTSFNWWGNTVSYAGADGAGYPLKNISDTANGYFGYAPGHYP